One stretch of Arachis hypogaea cultivar Tifrunner chromosome 20, arahy.Tifrunner.gnm2.J5K5, whole genome shotgun sequence DNA includes these proteins:
- the LOC112784508 gene encoding ultraviolet-B receptor UVR8, whose translation MDATTSGTPTIQYHHNIPDQPITTAIVVATPIPTFQRQQRHCFGDASPGEFPLSANPSIVLHVLTACNLDPQDLAKLEATCSFFRQPANFAPDFDLSLSEIAALDMCQKRAIFKPMSTEQREDLKRRCGGSWKLVLRYLQAGEACCRREKSQAIAGPGHSIAVTSNGVVYSFGSNSSGQLGHGTTEEEWRPRPIRTLQGIRIIQAAAGAGRTMLISDSGQVYACGKDSFGEAEYGGQGSKMVTAPQLVESLRNIFVVQAAIGNFFTAVLSREGRVYTFSWGSDGKLGHHTDQSDVEPHPLLGALEDIPVVQIAAGYCYLLCLACQPSGMSVYSVGCGLGGKLGHGSRTDEKYPRLIEQFQLLNLQPMVVAAGAWHAAVVGRDGRVCTWGWGRYGCLGHGNEECESAPKVVEALSNVKAVHVATGDYTTFVVSDDGDVYSFGCGESASLGHNAGIDEQGNRHANVLSPELVTSLKQINERVVQISLTNSIYWNAHTFALTESGKLYAFGAGDKGQLGIELVANQTERGNPERVDIDLG comes from the exons ATGGATGCCACAACAAGCGGAACCCCAACTATACAATACCATCATAACATCCCTGACCAGCCAATCACAACTGCCATTGTTGTTGCCACACCAATTCCAACATTTCAAAGGCAGCAACGCCATTGCTTCGGGGACGCGTCCCCGGGGGAGTTTCCCTTGTCTGCTAACCCCTCCATTGTCCTTCATGTCCTCACAGCATGTAATTTGGACCCTCAAGACCTTGCCAAACTAGAG GCAACATGCTCTTTCTTCAGGCAGCCAGCAAACTTTGCCCCTGATTTCGATTTGTCCTTGTCGGAGATTGCTGCGCTGGACATGTGTCAAAAGAGAGCCATATTTAAGCCAATGTCCACAGAACAAAGGGAAGATTTGAAGCGAAGATGTGGAGGCTCATGGAAGTTGGTGCTGAGGTATTTGCAAGCCGGAGAAGCATGTTGCCGGAGGGAGAAGTCACAGGCAATAGCAGGTCCTGGTCATAGCATTGCTGTGACGTCAAATGGAGTTGTTTATTCATTCGGTTCCAACAGTTCAGGACAACTAGGGCATGGCACCACTGAGGAGGAATGGCGGCCTCGGCCGATAAG AACCTTGCAAGGCATTCGAATTATACAAGCTGCTGCTGGTGCTGGGAGGACCATGTTGATAAGCGATTCGGGGCAAGTTTATGCATGTGGCAAAGATTCTTTTGGGGAAGCTGAGTATGGAGGTCAAGGGTCTAAAATGGTTACAGCTCCACAATTAGTAGAGTCTTTGAGAAACATATTTGTTGTACAGGCTGCAATTGGGAATTTCTTCACAGCTGTGTTATCAAGAGAAGGAAGGGTTTATACGTTTTCTTGGGGTAGTGATGGAAAACTTGGACACCACACCGATCAAAGTGATGTGGAACCCCATCCTTTATTAGGAGCTCTGGAAGATATTCCAGTGGTGCAAATTGCTGCTGGATATTGCTACCTTCTTTGTCTGGCTTGTCAACCTAGTGGAAT GTCTGTATACTCGGTTGGTTGTGGCCTGGGAGGCAAGCTTGGACACGGTTCAAGAACTGATGAGAAGTACCCTCGGTTGATCGAACAGTTCCAGTTGTTAAACCTTCAACCAATGGTGGTTGCTGCTGGTGCATGGCATGCTGCTGTTGTAGGACGGGATGGCCGAGTGTGCACATGGGGATGGGGCCGTTATGGTTGCTTGGGGCATGGGAATGAAGAATGTGAATCAGCACCTAAGGTTGTGGAAGCATTGAGTAATGTCAAAGCTGTTCATGTTGCAACAGGAGATTACACAACCTTTGTAGTGTCTGATGATGGTGATGTGTATTCATTTGGCTGTGGGGAATCTGCTAGTCTTGGACACAATGCTGGAATCGACGAACAG GGCAACAGACATGCAAATGTGTTGAGTCCAGAGCTCGTAACATCGCTGAAACAGATCAATGAAAGGGTGGTACAAATTAGCTTGACGAATTCCATATATTGGAATGCTCACACCTTTGCCCTAACCGAATCTGGAAAGCTGTACGCATTTGGGGCCGGAGACAAAGGACAGCTAGGAATTGAGCTTGTTGCAAACCAAACCGAAAGGGGAAATCCGGAAAGGGTCGACATTGATCTTGGTTAA